In the Mycolicibacter sp. MU0102 genome, one interval contains:
- a CDS encoding arylsulfatase gives MGDQVVAPVLPNGAVLPFPPVGSGSVAGRTLQESTYSPRAVPQRLHADAPNVVIVLIDDAGPGLPSTFGGEVNTATLDRICGQGVSYNRFHTTAMCSPTRASLLTGRNHHEIGNGQIAELANDWDGYAGKIPASSATVAEVLKQYGYATSAFGKWHNTPAEETTAAGPFENWPTGLGFEYFYGFLAGEASQYEPNLVRNTTVVAPPRTPEEGYHLSEDLADDAISWLRRHKAFNAGKPFFMYWASGCLHGPHHVMKEWADKYAGKFDDGWDAYRQRVFERAKTKGWIPQDCSLTERDETLTAWDDIPEDEKPFQRRLMEVAAGYAEHVDVQVGRIADELETLGYADNTLFLYIWGDNGSSGEGQNGTISELLAQNGIPTTVRQHIDALDALGGLDVLGSPLVDNQYHAGWAWAGSTPYKGMKLLASHLGGTRNPMVVRWPAKIAADPVPREVFLHCNDVVPTIYEVVGIAAPQTVHGQPQMALAGASFARTLADREAPGGKKTQYFEIMGSRAIYHDGWMASARGPRLPWVPGQPGGIATWTPDADAWELYNLDEDWSQAHDLADQLPEKLAQLREMFMVEAARNAVLPIGGGLWVPVYHPELRIAPPYTEWDFTGDTVRMPEFCAPALGNKNNVVTIDADIPADANGVLYALGAGAGGLTCYFDDGYLCYEYNLFILSRTKIRTASKVPPSRATIAVTTQYSEPRPAGPLDITVAVNGDTVAEGQVPVSAPLLFTANDCLDIGTCLGSPVSLDYRERAPFPFEGNIHRVHVAYT, from the coding sequence TTGGGCGATCAAGTAGTGGCTCCGGTGTTGCCCAACGGCGCGGTGTTGCCGTTCCCGCCGGTCGGCTCGGGCAGTGTCGCGGGCCGGACCCTGCAGGAGTCGACCTACAGTCCGCGGGCGGTCCCGCAACGGCTGCACGCCGATGCGCCCAATGTGGTGATCGTGCTTATCGACGATGCCGGCCCCGGGCTGCCGTCAACGTTCGGCGGCGAGGTGAACACCGCCACCCTCGACCGGATCTGCGGCCAAGGCGTGTCCTACAACCGGTTTCACACCACAGCCATGTGCTCACCCACCCGGGCGTCGTTGCTCACCGGCCGCAATCACCACGAGATCGGCAACGGACAGATCGCCGAGTTGGCCAACGACTGGGACGGCTACGCCGGCAAGATCCCCGCGTCGAGCGCCACCGTGGCCGAAGTACTCAAGCAGTACGGTTACGCCACGTCGGCCTTCGGCAAGTGGCACAACACTCCCGCGGAAGAGACCACCGCCGCTGGCCCCTTCGAAAACTGGCCCACCGGTTTGGGTTTCGAATACTTCTATGGATTCTTGGCCGGGGAGGCATCGCAGTATGAGCCCAACCTGGTCCGCAACACCACCGTGGTGGCCCCACCGAGGACACCCGAAGAGGGCTATCACCTGTCCGAGGACCTGGCCGATGACGCCATCTCCTGGCTGCGCCGACACAAGGCCTTCAACGCCGGCAAACCGTTCTTCATGTACTGGGCCAGCGGATGCCTGCACGGCCCGCATCACGTCATGAAGGAGTGGGCCGACAAGTACGCCGGGAAGTTCGACGACGGCTGGGACGCCTACCGCCAGCGGGTGTTCGAACGAGCCAAGACCAAAGGCTGGATTCCCCAGGACTGTTCGCTCACCGAACGCGACGAGACCCTGACCGCCTGGGACGACATCCCCGAGGATGAAAAGCCGTTCCAACGCCGGCTGATGGAGGTCGCCGCCGGTTACGCCGAGCACGTCGACGTTCAGGTCGGCCGCATCGCCGACGAGCTGGAAACCCTCGGCTACGCCGACAACACACTGTTCTTGTACATCTGGGGCGACAACGGCTCCTCCGGCGAAGGCCAGAACGGCACCATCTCGGAACTGCTGGCCCAGAACGGGATCCCCACCACCGTGCGTCAGCACATCGATGCCCTCGACGCACTCGGCGGCCTGGACGTGCTGGGATCTCCCCTGGTCGACAACCAGTACCACGCGGGCTGGGCCTGGGCCGGATCCACCCCGTACAAGGGCATGAAACTGCTGGCATCGCATCTGGGCGGCACCCGCAACCCGATGGTGGTGCGCTGGCCAGCGAAGATCGCTGCCGACCCGGTGCCGCGGGAGGTCTTCTTGCACTGCAACGACGTGGTGCCGACCATCTACGAAGTCGTCGGGATCGCAGCACCGCAGACGGTGCACGGACAACCACAGATGGCCTTGGCCGGAGCAAGCTTCGCGCGCACGCTGGCCGACCGGGAAGCGCCGGGCGGCAAGAAGACCCAGTACTTCGAGATCATGGGCAGTCGGGCGATCTACCACGACGGGTGGATGGCGTCGGCTCGCGGGCCCCGGCTGCCGTGGGTGCCCGGCCAACCGGGCGGCATCGCCACCTGGACCCCCGATGCCGATGCGTGGGAGCTCTACAACCTCGACGAGGACTGGTCACAAGCCCACGACCTGGCCGATCAGCTGCCCGAGAAGCTCGCCCAGCTGCGCGAGATGTTCATGGTGGAGGCAGCCCGCAATGCGGTGCTGCCCATCGGCGGTGGCCTGTGGGTGCCCGTCTATCACCCCGAGCTGCGCATCGCCCCGCCCTACACCGAGTGGGACTTCACCGGCGATACCGTGCGGATGCCCGAATTCTGCGCGCCGGCGCTTGGCAACAAGAACAACGTGGTCACCATCGATGCCGACATCCCGGCCGACGCGAACGGGGTGCTCTATGCCCTCGGAGCCGGCGCCGGCGGCCTGACGTGCTATTTCGATGACGGCTATCTCTGCTACGAGTACAACCTGTTCATCTTGTCGCGCACCAAGATCCGCACGGCGAGCAAGGTGCCGCCCAGCCGCGCCACCATTGCCGTGACCACGCAGTATTCGGAGCCTCGCCCGGCCGGACCGCTCGATATCACCGTCGCCGTCAACGGCGACACCGTTGCCGAGGGCCAAGTGCCCGTCAGCGCACCGTTGTTGTTCACCGCCAACGACTGCCTCGACATCGGCACCTGCCTGGGCTCGCCGGTGTCCCTGGACTACCGGGAGCGCGCACCGTTCCCGTTCGAGGGGAACATCCACCGGGTTCACGTCGCCTACACCTGA